In the genome of Cervus elaphus chromosome 5, mCerEla1.1, whole genome shotgun sequence, the window ACGTCATCGGAGTAGGTAGAACCTGCTATTGCAAGAGGGACACAGACCTTTAAAAAGTTGGGCCGGTCAGagctttgactttcttttttaagctgGTGATCAGATTGtagtgtcttttttccttttttaaggtcaaaaaaaaaattcctggccTATTAGGGTTTTGAAGATTTTCATCTGGCTGAAATAATTCATGAGAATTTAATTATGATAGTAAGGAAAATCATTCTAATCTCTGGGGaatgaaggggatgacagtgaaacaagttaattttgttttttgggggggaatCTTCGTTCCcctgccagggatcaaacccacaccccctgctgtGGATGcttggagccctaaccactgcaCTGCTAGGGAAGTCTCTGAAGGAAGCTAATTTTGATTATAATATTGCAAGTGTCTGTTGATTTGAGGTACAAATGATAAAAGCCTAGTCACTTCCAACTTTAACATAGAGAATGACTATTAAGAATTTGTAACAtatctttaattattatttaaacaGTTTTATTAGCAGACCCCAAATTATAAGAGGTATACCTGAACATGATTTCTTAATTCATTTAATGAATTTAATCTAAGTGAATATTTAATATGGGAGACCTACAAACAGTGggcttttaaatgttttacatgTTATAAAAGCACACAATGGATTTCCCCCACCCCTGGAAAATaataatgacattttaatttAGTGTAAACTGAGTACTGAGTTTTACTATGGAGAGACATGAATATTAGATTTAGGGAAGGATGCTAGAGGAcctatataagaaatatattcagtgtagaaaatacaaaaagcaatCAGAACACCAACTATATAGGTTTGTAGTTTAAAGAGAAAATGGTATGGAGTGATCCCCCTACTTCACTTTGAGCCCTTTTTATGTGCCTGCCAGGCAGGGAGGATGATTTGGGGTTTGGCCCCAGCTCTGTTACTTAACTAAAGTTGGGCAGTTCACTTAGAACTTCTCCGGGCCtgactttgttcttttaaaaaatgaggctATTTGTTGAACTAGACAGAGCAGAGCGCAGTGTACTACCACCCTATAGCCAAGTCCAGCTGGCACCTGCTTTTTACCTGTATAAATGGCTGAAAAAGGCCAGAAGAAGTATCTTTCATGACTTGTGAAAATGACATGAAAATCAAATTTGTGTccgtaaataaagctttattggaacatagcTGCCCTCATTCATTTTCATGTTGTCTGTGGCTTGCCTCTGTGCTGTGTTATGGAGCTGAATAGCTGCAAAAAACCAAATGACCCACAAGCCAAAAATAATTAGTTTGGTCCTTTACAGAAAGAACTGGTGACCAGAAAGAGAGGGTATCTAACTTTCTTTCCTCTCGGCGTCCTACTGCTTATTCCTCAAGGTcatggagggcttcctggaggaggagaagttTTAAGAAATGGGCTGGATTTTGAAGCAGTCACTGAGGAAAGGGTGGAAAGTGCTCTGGGCAGGAGGAAATATGGGAGTAAATATTCTGAGGTGGAGATAAGGCAGAACAGTTCACGGAACAGGGAAGAATCTGGCCTGACTGGGTTGGAGAAGATGGTAAGAACTAGATACAGTTGAGAGGGGAAGTCCGAGCAGTTTGCTTCTGTCTGCTTAGGCCTAACCAGGCCTGCGTCTGCAAGTTTGCTTGTACATATGTCTGCTTATCTACTTAGGAAAACTTAGGGAAGTAGAACCCCCTCCCTGGTTCACGGAAGATGCAAATTTAAACACTTGATACATTTTATCAAAATGGTCTGTAGAAAGTTTGTGCAAATTTATATTCTCACACTTTAATTCACACCAGaaattggcatttttttttcatctttaccaagctaataaacaaaaaatatattcttttaggtTTCATTTACTTGCTtgtgaatttgaatttttaatgtttagaGACTGtccatattttttaattgtcTGTTAGTACCGTTTGtccattttaatttctctcatgattcttttaattattttaaaagcaattctattatcctttgtcaaatatgtgtatttttgCCAAGTTTAATCTGTCCATTTTTCATGGTTTCTGGCTTTCATCTTGTGCTTAGAAGGAAAGCCTTCATGACTAGAACCATATTTGTACGTGTTTTCTTCCAATATTTTTGTCTTAggctttaaatttaaatatttgacgTAGCTGGAATTTATTGTGGtaaatgaagtgacttaggaaTATATATTTGGTTTGTTCCTTTAATCAAAATGACTGGCCAGTTAATCCATCACAGTTCTCCCTACTGAACTAAATAAAATACTCCAGTGGTGGTCTTTTTGAGAGAGAGCTCTTATCTTGACAGAATCCTGAGGAGAAGTTGACAAAACCCCCATTGTAGAAGTTGGTAACAGAATCTCAGTAAttgataaaacatattttaaaattagtagatttgatgggacttccttggtggtctagtggttgggattctgtgcttccagtgtgtgtggggggctgcgggtttgatctctggtgggaactaggatcccatatgccatgtggcgcagccaaaaaagaaaatcagtagaTTTTGAACAACTCAATTAATAGGCTTTATCTAGTATACATATAGAACACTGGCAAGTATATGTTCCTTTCAAGCAGATACAGAAGATTTATAAAATGAAGCCATAAAACACATCACATTTCAAAGGAACATGTCACACAGACCCCGTCTGTATTATAAAGAAAAGCTGGAAATCAGACCAGAAAGAGCTATGTTTGCAAATTTACAAATgtacttttaaataatttatgggtcaaagaagaaaataatggaaatgagaaaatatttagaatgaaacaaaaatcacaaCTTGGGGATGCCTCTGGAGGGGTACTTAGAAGAGAATTTATGCCTAAAGTgtttaattttccctttcctttcaaaTATAAGGAGCTGAGTTTACAAATGACAACTGGATTTATCTGGAAACTTGAATGAAATGGACATCTTCCTAGAGAAATGTTTCTTACTCAAAATgacttaagaaacagaaaaatagaccaCTCCCATCACCATAAAGGAACTGAATCTGTAGTTAGCACATCTTCCCATGAAACCATCTCCATTTTCTGTTTTGAGTAGCGACAGGACAAATTAAATTGAGTTTTTTCAAGGAGGGGACAAATCGGTCAACCTGTGACCGGAAGATCTGGAAATGGGAGAGTGCCATATTTCCTTGTCAACCACAAGAGCTATAGATGGTGTCTAAAGGTTCATGGGTGTAGAGCATGTCACGGAGTCCTACACTTAACTCTTGATTGACTGTCTCCTTGTGACTGGTCACACACGATGGTTAGTGAGAATAGCGAGGTACGCGTGTATAATAAACAGGGCTTGTGAATGATGCTGAGATGGGAGAGACGATTACGAGCTTTCCTTGGGCTTCTAAATTGGTCAAGTTTATTTTTACATGTGTActcttccatttaaaattttttgttggaaataaaaatggaagcttttttttttttttttaaataaataacaagatGTGCTTCTAAACTAATTTGCGAATGTGTCCAGCTGAGCCCAACAGACAGGCTCCATTAGGCTCTGGCCTTTTCCTAAAAGGGGATGCCGTCCAGCCTGCTGTTGGTGCTTTCGGACTGTTTCAGCTGCCTGGTGCGGTCCATCGTTGAATTTATACCACATTGGAATCAATTAGTAATTTTCCCATTAACAGTTCTCTTttgtcagggtgtgtgtgtgtatgtgtggaatGAATGGGCGGGGGAACTAAAATGAAAGGTGTTTGAAAACACGTACCAGGAAACGTCTTGATCTGATCTGAAACTGACATTTCGCCATCATTTCTAGGGTTTTGCGGCCTCCCGGCGGTGGATCCAATTTTTCGTTGGGTTTTGATGAACCAACAGAACAACCCGTGAGGAGGAACAAGATGGCCTCCAGCATCTTCGGGACGCCTGAGGAAAACCCCCCTTCCTGGGCTAAGTCGGCAGGTACTGCTAGTCTCTGGTCAGGGGTGGGCCCAGCAGGACCACCGCAGCTGGTTTTGTGCTGCTGAGTAACATCTAGCTTAATCATGGGAAACGATTAAAGCGTGTCACGGGAGGAGAGATGGAGGGCTAAGACAGGGGAGACCCTGGGAGTCGGTGTGGTGGCTAACAACAAGGAGAGCCATCAGGCTGGCTCATGTGGCCCCTCTGAGGCATTTTTATTACCCGCCACGCCCTAACACTGTTGGCTCATGTTGTCATGTGACGTGAACTCATTAAACAGTGGCTTGCTTTAGGTCTTTCCCTGGTATTCCTCCTGAAAGTATATTTTGATTCAGGTGCCAAGTCTAGTGGGGGCAGGGAAGATTCTGAGTCATCTGGACCCCAGAGAAGGAATTCTTCTGAAGCGAACTCTGGAGACTTCTTAGATCTGAAGGTCAGTGCAACAATATAGGGGGAGAGACAGGCTTTTTGAGGTTTATGCCCTTTAGAAATGAAATTCTCACACCGCCTCCCGCCCTTCCTCCACTGTACTAAGACTTGCCATTGGAATTTCGGGgcttgtttttgggttttttttttgcacttaaccactaaatttttattgaatttttactaTAACATCAAAAAATGCAGTATTAGTAAATAGAAATACAGAGTAAAGAGAAAATAGCATAAATGGAGAGGGGTGGGGCGGTGGGGCAGGGGTAAGGAGGAGGTCACTGACAGGGGCATAAGCATCGTTCTTAGTCATCACTTTCCTGTAACTTCCATGAATCTTTCCCATCCATCATCATCAGTATCACTCTTGCAACAGTTTCTCAAAGGGCATCTGTCTGTCCTAACTCCCTAAAGGCTTTGCTTATGATCTCAGTCCCTGGAGTTAATACCCAGGGCAAAGAGCCTCTATTAAATTATTTATCCAGTCATCCCTGAACTTTTTCTCCCACTAGGTTTTTATCCACTGGAGTTTTATTATATAGAGAGGTAATTAGGAAAGGGACTGGCTGTACTGGTGATGGAAGATTGATAGAGTAGATCAGAAAGATGAGTTCATGTGACCTTGGTCTATTCATGTGTCTCTGCCACCAGCTGGGCTAGTCTTTATCCTTCAGTATTGATTTTTGAAACCGGATCACTCGCACTTCGTGTGTCTCTCACACATAGTGGCATAGCTGAGCTCAAGGTTGTTTCAGTTGTTGGCAAATATTGCCGGTTGTTTTGAGCTAAGCTGCAGGAGGCTATAGCATGGTGTTACCATCGGTTGTCTGCAGGTGAGCACGGCCCCTAGGCCCCACGCATATGTCTGGAAAGCCTGTGGGATGTCCCCAAGCGGGGGCCTTGGGGCACACGGAGACAAGAGCCGCCTGAAAGTGGGGAGACCGGTAGAAGGGCTTTGGAATTGATGAAGGCCCTTCAACAGCTAgattagaaagaaaggaaagggggTGGAAAGATAGGTTTACCAGTTTCCCATTCTGATAAAAGCTCCTCTGAAGTTCTGATATGAGGTCATCACTGTCAGTGTGAAGGCTTTTTGGTGTTTTGACCATGTTACTGGCACTGGGGCAATTTGTCCAATAGCATTTTTGTGTAGCATTGTTCCAAGTTGAATAGAGGCTGCTTATTGTAAAGGGCACCTTGACCTTGAACTTGActacattaaaacaaaatttgacATCTATCTTCAGACAGACAGTAACTTCTCTGAACTATGATTGTTTTATTTGTATGTGGCCAAATTAAAATCTGAAGTaaagttttttaacttttttcttttccagggagaAGGTGACATTCATGGTGAGTATGTCTGAAAAAAGTATGCCAATTTCTGGTTCTGTAAATGTTAGAATAGATTGAATTTTGACTCAAGTCATGTCCTGGGGAAAGACGCTAGCTGGAGAGTGAACCTGGCTGAGCCCCAGGTGCCCGTGTCCATCCTCTAAGGGGAGAGGAAAGCAAAATGGAAGCTAGCAAGCACGGCCGGCAGCGAGAACAAGGCTGGAAACCTCCTAAAACTTTCAGAACAGACGGATGTCAGTCAGGTTGGTATTTGTTACACTCAGTGAGAGCTTCTTAGTAACCGTCTCTGGCATCTCAAGCTCAGACCTCAGCATTAAATTTACAGTTTGATTTTCTACTGAAGTGCTTACTCAGCAAGACACCGGTAACCCTGTGATCTTGTGAATGATGACTTTAGCGGGCAGGTGTAAATTTTCAGTTAGCACCCACATCGTCAAATTATAAGTGGAAAAGAGCTGtaatcatttaattatttaaaatctttgaaCTATTTATTGGCACTTCTTTAACAAGTGCCAGAGAATTGCCGGTGCATGTGATGTGAGGTTTACGCGTTGTTTGCCCTGCAGCCATCAGGTTCAAATTGACCTGGAGACACGCAGCCGGCCTGGGACGAAGCCGCTTCCTCAAGGCTTTTTTCTGCCATTACATTTGGCGAGTCAGTCTTCCAGGAAAATAGAAATTCCTGTTTGGTTGTCTTGTTGTCTCTCTGGGCATGAGGGGAGGAGAATCTTCTGAACCGTTGTGAACTCTACCTGGGTTTTCGCTCCGCGGACAGATTGTGTTCTCACTGGACTGAAGGTGTATTAGTTTTTGTTTCTATCTAGCTTGTTCCATTTAAAAAGACTGTtctggaggttaaaaaaaaaaaattctagacttTTTGATTCCGCTGATTTTTGTATTCAGAAATACTTCCAATGTCAGACCTTATTTCACAAGAATAATAACAAGCaagttaatcttttttaaaaaatacaattttacttatttatttttggctatgctgggcctTGGTGGCTGCATAGGTTTTTGTCTAGTTTCAGCGAGCAGTGGCTGTTGTGTAGTTGCGGTGATCAggctcattgtggtggcttctcttgttttggagcacaggctcaatagttgcggcgtACGGGCTTAGTTGGTCAACATCGTGccggatcttccctgaccagggatcaaaccctggtctcctctttaccactgagccaccaggaggcccACGAGGCAGCTAATCTTTATTCACTAATTTTGATCAATGAAGAGAATTACAAATTTGGGGAGCCCAGAGCAGTATGTGACAGCCTGAAGTTACGAAAGTATATGTCATTTGTCCTGCTGATAATTAATTCTCTTAGCCTGTCCTTTGGGGTCGGCCCGCCTTCACGTCTCGAGGGTATACTATTCTTTGCCGAATAAAACTCTTGTGCtgtaactgaaaaaaagaaaaaattctccccccaacccccagctcaGTGATATGCGTCCTTCAGGTGAGTAGCACAAGTACTACATTCACAACATGACAAGTCcttcctttttgtgttttttaaacgATCGTCAGTTTGGCACCTGATTATTCTCCGCTCCTGAATGCTGCTACTTTTTGCTCGTCTGTCATAAAATGACAAAGGGGCATGACGATTCAGACCATGTCTGGTGAGTAAAAGTCTACCCCAGTTCTGTCAGCAGCTTCACTGCAAAGCCAACCAGTTCTGCTCAGTTAAATAAAGCGGATCTTGCTTGGATATACTGCCTTCATCTTTTGGATAATTAAACACAGGATTGTCTATACTGAGGACTTCGGAAATCTTGAAGAAAGAGGGAGAACGTCCAGGAAGCTTGGGCAGAAAGAAGTCCTTACTTGCCTTTGGGCAAGTGTGTTGTGTTTTCTAGAGGTTCTAATTTTGTGATCCTTAGAtgagttgtttttttctctcttctgacaTTGGTGTCTGATCAGTTACCTTACTGGTGTGccagagaaagacagacaagTAAAGAGTATATAGGATGTATATTATGGCAGAAGccataattttgtttaaaaaaacaaaaacatccttTAAATTACTGGATTCAGTAGACAAAGTTCTGTCAAGTCCCATAAAAGTTTCTCAAGGCTTTACTCTCAATTCCTGTACTTATCACAGACTCAAGGAAGTAACAAGCCACCGTCCATCTTCTCTGGCCAGAGTATTTCTGACTGGACAAATGAGCATTTAGGTTACGGCCTGCGGTCGTGTAGTCTCCATAGGTGCTTTTTCCCCTcccctttttctcttttggcttGTTGTTGCCCGGTTGTGAAAGACAGAGCAACTCCGTTCATAATGATAAAGGCAAACATGAGATTGGTAGGAATGAGATTGTTTATCTAAAAATCACTTTATGGAAATAAACTACCATGCAGGGTAACGTTTGTGTCCGTCTGAAGTGTTCCTCAGCTGGTTGGCCCAGATGGTGGAGAGTTCAGTTAGATCCTGGCCAGTGGCGAGGCCGTGTCCTCGTAGCAGAAATGAAACAGCTTGGATTGATACTCTGGTTCAGGCTGAGGTCATGGTCTGTGTTCGTCTATCTTGGATGGCTTTAAAATGTGGGCTCTTGGGTTTTGTTTGTATCTGCAGTAAAGTGGACACACTTCCCTAGGTTATTTAAGGGCACTTGTCGGAGGACTTGGGGCCTTTGTCTTGATGCATTTGGTCCTGTTCTTGTGCAACAGGAAGCTGAGGGGTAACCCTTTCTCGCCAAGCTTTGTTTCATAACTGAGTGCCGTCATCTTGGAAAGCACGTACTACATTTTTACCTGTAGTTGAATAGTATAGAACATTATATGCCTTAGAAGTCAGTTCTATCGGACAGTCCAAAAATTcatgaaatgaaatgtttaaagCAGCAGTAGCATATTTCTGAGATGTTATGTTTCTGATCTAAGACTTCCTCCTTGAACTTCTCTGTTTCAGTCGGCTGAATGAACACAGTACAAGTGGTTTTAGCAATGTGGACCTT includes:
- the JPT1 gene encoding jupiter microtubule associated homolog 1 encodes the protein MTTTTTFKGVDPNSRNSSRVLRPPGGGSNFSLGFDEPTEQPVRRNKMASSIFGTPEENPPSWAKSAGAKSSGGREDSESSGPQRRNSSEANSGDFLDLKGEGDIHENVDTDLQASLGQSEEKPVPAAPVPSPVAPAPVPSRRNPPGGKSSLVLG